From Vicinamibacterales bacterium, one genomic window encodes:
- a CDS encoding bifunctional nuclease family protein: MQIEMNIKGLMLDPTTKMPIVILRDNKGDNVLPIWVGSPEANAIALQIENVATPRPMTHDLLRNVIQDLKGEVQKIVVCDLKGNTFYAMIYLLVNGEVVAIDSRPSDAIALAVRVKAPIFVEETVMSEAKKSDLGPEKVDQEQLGEWLESLDPEELGKYKM, translated from the coding sequence ATGCAAATTGAAATGAACATTAAGGGTTTGATGCTGGACCCAACTACCAAGATGCCAATAGTTATTCTTCGAGATAACAAGGGAGATAATGTTCTGCCTATTTGGGTGGGTAGTCCAGAGGCCAATGCCATCGCGCTCCAAATTGAAAACGTGGCAACACCTCGACCAATGACCCACGATCTTCTAAGAAATGTTATTCAGGACTTAAAGGGCGAGGTTCAAAAAATAGTTGTTTGCGACCTGAAGGGAAATACCTTCTATGCCATGATCTACCTCTTGGTAAATGGGGAAGTGGTCGCAATCGATTCTCGTCCAAGCGATGCGATCGCCCTGGCGGTCAGAGTAAAAGCGCCAATCTTCGTCGAGGAAACTGTGATGAGTGAGGCCAAGAAATCCGATCTTGGGCCAGAGAAGGTCGACCAAGAGCAACTCGGTGAATGGCTCGAGAGCCTCGATCCAGAAGAGCTCGGTAAGTATAAAATGTGA
- a CDS encoding MotA/TolQ/ExbB proton channel family protein, protein MRTLGFITLALLQVQGDMPDSTMGSGVLDLVARSGLLSRFVLLILILFSVASWAIVLRKILHFRLVESESERFRDVFRRSRKFSEVQAVCGSLNRSPLVGIFQTGYAELNSQLRASNDDDSPPSDSSLTLRSIDALDRALQRAAAVEVNKMESRIEFLATTASITPFIGLFGTVWGIMNSFQGIAATGSSSLGVVAPGIAEALIATAAGLFAAIPAVYFYNHLTHRVKLFVSEMDDFSLEFLNIAERNFS, encoded by the coding sequence TTGCGCACGCTTGGATTCATCACTCTGGCGCTTTTGCAAGTGCAGGGTGATATGCCTGATAGCACGATGGGTAGCGGCGTCCTAGACCTCGTCGCTCGATCCGGCCTACTCTCCAGATTCGTTTTACTAATCCTGATTCTCTTTTCAGTTGCCTCCTGGGCAATCGTCCTTCGCAAGATACTGCATTTTCGCCTTGTCGAAAGTGAATCTGAGCGATTTCGAGATGTCTTTCGACGTAGTCGAAAATTTTCAGAGGTTCAAGCAGTTTGCGGATCGCTTAATAGAAGTCCGTTGGTTGGAATTTTTCAGACCGGGTATGCGGAACTCAATTCTCAACTCCGGGCGTCAAACGACGACGACTCGCCTCCTTCCGACTCCAGTCTCACACTCAGGAGCATCGACGCCTTAGACCGCGCTCTACAACGAGCAGCTGCCGTCGAGGTGAATAAGATGGAGAGCCGGATAGAGTTTTTGGCAACCACTGCAAGCATTACACCATTCATCGGACTGTTTGGAACAGTATGGGGAATAATGAACTCATTCCAAGGAATTGCTGCAACAGGCTCTAGCAGTCTTGGTGTAGTCGCGCCTGGAATTGCTGAAGCACTCATTGCAACGGCAGCCGGCCTTTTCGCGGCGATTCCGGCCGTGTACTTTTACAATCATCTGACTCATCGCGTAAAACTATTCGTCTCGGAAATGGATGACTTCTCCTTAGAGTTTCTAAATATAGCGGAGCGAAACTTCTCGTGA
- a CDS encoding TonB family protein, with the protein MKESATEVLLARSVNPDRFGKMLGVSAVVHVVALLVLILLPSEWGVRAETEVGPTMSISLGGPEGPDTGGQTPLGGRPVQQINDLPPDPRPRAVRVPARQVPEMAVPTPESRRREVANPPEVESAPEGARGSTRSEGDEVRPGSALAETGVQGLGFGLSTGGGGGAGGELDVGSFCCPEYLRTMADLIQRNWNNQQQVTGETIVRFTIQRDGRLVDVGVIRTSRYVALDLASQRAVLLTAQLPPLPSAYSEDSLTVRLVFQYLP; encoded by the coding sequence ATGAAGGAATCGGCAACAGAGGTCCTCCTAGCGCGCTCAGTCAATCCGGATCGTTTCGGGAAAATGTTGGGCGTCTCAGCAGTGGTGCATGTGGTCGCCTTACTCGTGCTTATACTCCTTCCATCTGAATGGGGCGTTCGGGCTGAGACCGAAGTGGGTCCGACGATGTCAATCAGTCTTGGAGGTCCGGAGGGGCCTGACACTGGAGGCCAGACTCCTCTCGGTGGTAGACCTGTCCAACAAATCAATGACCTTCCCCCAGATCCTCGTCCCAGGGCAGTCCGGGTTCCCGCCCGTCAGGTTCCTGAAATGGCTGTACCCACCCCCGAATCGCGCCGGCGCGAGGTGGCCAATCCACCAGAAGTCGAATCGGCCCCGGAGGGCGCCCGAGGTTCTACGAGAAGTGAGGGTGATGAAGTCAGGCCAGGTAGCGCACTCGCAGAGACCGGCGTTCAGGGCCTCGGCTTCGGACTATCGACTGGTGGCGGAGGAGGTGCCGGTGGAGAGCTTGATGTTGGTTCGTTTTGCTGCCCGGAGTATTTAAGAACGATGGCCGACCTTATACAACGCAACTGGAACAATCAACAGCAAGTAACGGGAGAGACCATAGTACGCTTTACCATTCAGCGGGACGGACGCCTTGTCGATGTCGGAGTTATCCGCACAAGTCGCTATGTGGCACTCGACCTCGCCTCTCAGCGGGCAGTGCTGCTAACAGCCCAGCTTCCGCCCCTGCCAAGCGCCTATTCGGAAGACTCACTAACTGTTCGTCTCGTTTTCCAATACCTACCCTAA
- a CDS encoding biopolymer transporter ExbD, translating to MSSSLSEINIIPLVDVMLVLLIIFMVTAPLMQRGLDVNLPVARRASSISADRIFVTIPLSYRTDGIVQLGEEDVPLSVLDERVRQTLSENDQDDVFLRGDSAVTMQELMAVMDKLKDGGVQRVGLVTRLPEDR from the coding sequence GTGTCGAGCTCTCTCTCTGAAATAAACATAATCCCATTGGTCGACGTAATGCTCGTGCTCCTAATTATTTTTATGGTGACAGCGCCACTGATGCAACGAGGACTGGACGTTAACCTACCCGTTGCTAGGCGAGCCTCCTCAATTAGTGCCGATCGAATATTCGTTACGATTCCGCTTAGCTACCGCACAGATGGTATTGTGCAACTAGGCGAGGAGGATGTGCCGCTCAGCGTTCTAGACGAGCGGGTCCGTCAGACCCTATCCGAAAATGACCAGGATGATGTGTTTCTTCGCGGCGATTCTGCTGTCACGATGCAGGAACTGATGGCGGTCATGGATAAGCTAAAGGATGGCGGGGTTCAACGTGTTGGCCTTGTCACCCGCCTACCAGAAGATCGTTAA
- the tolB gene encoding Tol-Pal system beta propeller repeat protein TolB: MGNQLHFVVASILLGIALITTQASPLQTLPLSQQEAAQRQPSEVELIIGESIGTQPRFAVPDFIILTDDPETTELAQMLAEVLWNDLDFEREFYMIPRDTYNTIPAARSMTDIPFDRWREIGADGVVIGTVQRTNEMVQVQVRLFNVRGQESVFSRQYTGSARNPRLYAHTIADEIHQNQRGLRGVARTKLTFVSDRNGERLIGPVDNRTIKEVYIADYDGRNPQRVTVNRSLNITPSWSVDGRAIAYTSYRRGFSDVFVSFIYEGRLETPAAGNAKEQNWLPAWSPNGRQIAFTSNRDGNPELYIVDIDGSNLTRLTHNPAIDTSPTWSPTGNQLAFTSDRSGRPQIYVISVDGTGIRRMTFESYCDRPTWSPSPFNEIAYSSRTGPGHDIKVLELASGVVRQLTFGLGTNESPAYAPNGRHLAFTSTRSGEKQIFTMARDGRNLNRVTRVGNNEMSHWSY, encoded by the coding sequence ATGGGCAACCAATTACATTTCGTCGTCGCCTCGATTCTCCTTGGCATTGCCCTGATCACAACCCAAGCTTCTCCGCTGCAGACATTGCCATTGTCCCAGCAAGAAGCAGCCCAGCGTCAGCCATCTGAGGTGGAACTCATTATCGGGGAAAGTATCGGCACGCAACCTCGCTTCGCTGTTCCAGACTTCATCATCCTTACCGACGATCCGGAAACCACGGAACTTGCTCAAATGTTGGCGGAAGTGCTCTGGAACGATCTCGATTTCGAGCGAGAGTTCTACATGATTCCTAGGGACACGTACAACACGATACCGGCCGCTCGGTCAATGACCGACATTCCTTTTGATCGATGGCGTGAAATCGGCGCTGATGGAGTCGTCATTGGAACAGTTCAAAGAACCAATGAGATGGTCCAAGTCCAGGTTCGCCTCTTTAACGTACGTGGTCAGGAATCAGTCTTCAGTCGCCAGTACACTGGGTCTGCAAGAAACCCTCGCCTGTACGCACACACGATTGCTGACGAAATCCATCAGAATCAACGTGGTTTGCGTGGAGTCGCACGAACCAAGCTAACCTTTGTTTCTGATCGCAACGGAGAAAGACTGATCGGTCCGGTCGACAACCGAACGATCAAGGAAGTGTACATCGCTGATTATGACGGTCGAAATCCTCAACGAGTAACCGTTAATCGGTCGCTTAATATCACACCTTCGTGGTCAGTGGATGGTCGCGCTATTGCCTACACCTCGTATCGTCGCGGGTTTTCAGACGTGTTCGTGTCGTTTATCTATGAAGGACGCCTAGAAACCCCTGCCGCTGGAAACGCTAAGGAGCAGAATTGGTTACCAGCCTGGTCACCCAACGGTAGACAGATCGCCTTTACTTCGAACCGCGATGGTAATCCTGAGCTCTATATCGTTGATATCGATGGAAGTAACCTAACGCGACTCACCCATAACCCAGCAATCGATACAAGCCCAACTTGGTCGCCAACTGGTAACCAACTGGCATTCACCTCAGACCGGTCAGGACGGCCTCAGATCTACGTGATCAGTGTTGACGGCACAGGAATACGGCGAATGACGTTTGAATCCTATTGTGATCGCCCAACATGGTCCCCATCGCCCTTTAACGAGATCGCGTATTCTTCACGAACGGGCCCGGGTCACGACATTAAGGTTCTTGAACTGGCGAGTGGAGTCGTCCGTCAGTTAACCTTCGGACTAGGTACCAACGAAAGTCCAGCATACGCTCCGAATGGTCGACATTTGGCGTTTACCTCAACACGTTCAGGTGAAAAGCAAATTTTCACAATGGCCAGAGACGGACGAAATCTTAACCGAGTTACCCGAGTGGGAAACAACGAAATGTCCCATTGGTCATATTGA
- a CDS encoding OmpA family protein, producing the protein MQIRLTIQQIMFSGVIAATLATGACGGNPPPEVEPTPPPAPIAPPPAPIAPPAPIEPPAAVQPEPVLEEEPLIVQSLDELNRESPLVPVFFAYDSSEIGPDTQFDLQRNATTLRQYSSWVITIEGHCDERGTAEYNLALGERRALAAQDYLISLGISEDRLRTISYGEEFPFAPGQDEEAWQLNRRAHFVITAQ; encoded by the coding sequence ATGCAGATACGACTAACGATTCAACAAATTATGTTTTCTGGTGTTATTGCAGCGACCTTGGCTACCGGAGCTTGCGGCGGCAACCCGCCGCCAGAAGTAGAGCCTACTCCCCCACCGGCGCCTATCGCTCCACCGCCCGCGCCAATCGCACCCCCCGCTCCTATTGAACCCCCAGCGGCCGTTCAGCCGGAACCCGTGCTGGAAGAGGAACCGCTCATAGTCCAATCTTTGGACGAACTTAACCGGGAGTCACCACTGGTCCCTGTTTTCTTCGCATACGATAGCTCTGAGATAGGTCCCGATACCCAATTCGACCTCCAAAGAAACGCTACAACATTGCGTCAGTACTCGAGCTGGGTGATTACAATAGAAGGACATTGCGACGAACGTGGAACGGCGGAGTACAATCTAGCTCTTGGCGAGCGTCGCGCTCTCGCAGCTCAAGATTACCTTATAAGTTTGGGTATCTCTGAAGACCGACTACGTACGATAAGTTACGGAGAAGAGTTCCCGTTTGCCCCAGGGCAGGACGAGGAGGCCTGGCAGTTGAATCGCCGGGCCCATTTCGTTATAACGGCCCAATAA
- the rapZ gene encoding RNase adapter RapZ yields the protein MSGGKLSPDGRFVILTGLSGSGKSQAIHALEDLGYFCVDNLPSTLIPTLANLTALAGGVRAKTAVVVDIREGKFLSQFPKVFKELQADTSLGLRLIFLEATDSALLRRFSETRRPHPLARQRSPREGIRMERKRLAKIRRLADQIIDTSNMTVHELRRSFLDLTRARSQTKLVMTLLSFGFKYGNPVDADLLLDVRFLPNPHFVPSLRAKTGRSKAVREFLCGHHETKESLLKLEEFLRFLIPKYVAEGKSHLTVAIGCTGGRHRSVTIAEALMKRLKSIKEVRLRTRHRDVRAD from the coding sequence ATGAGCGGTGGAAAATTGTCTCCAGACGGACGTTTTGTGATTTTAACGGGGCTTTCTGGCTCCGGTAAATCCCAGGCAATTCATGCGCTAGAAGATCTCGGATACTTCTGTGTAGACAATCTTCCGTCGACCCTCATTCCGACGCTGGCTAATTTAACCGCTCTTGCCGGGGGCGTTCGGGCAAAAACAGCTGTTGTGGTCGATATTCGCGAGGGTAAGTTTCTGTCCCAGTTTCCAAAGGTGTTTAAAGAGCTACAGGCTGATACAAGTTTAGGCCTCAGGCTAATCTTTCTTGAGGCGACTGATAGCGCTCTGTTACGACGATTTAGCGAGACGAGAAGACCTCATCCGCTGGCTCGCCAACGTTCCCCACGTGAGGGTATTCGGATGGAGCGCAAACGGTTGGCTAAAATTCGACGGCTTGCAGATCAGATTATCGATACTAGTAATATGACGGTGCATGAACTACGGAGATCCTTTCTTGATTTAACCCGGGCTCGCTCTCAAACCAAGCTGGTCATGACATTGCTATCATTTGGGTTCAAATACGGTAATCCAGTCGACGCGGATCTCTTATTGGATGTACGGTTTCTCCCGAATCCCCACTTTGTCCCTTCGTTGCGTGCTAAAACAGGCCGTAGTAAGGCTGTGAGAGAATTTCTGTGCGGTCATCATGAAACCAAAGAGTCTCTTTTAAAACTTGAGGAGTTCTTAAGGTTTCTCATTCCTAAATATGTTGCAGAGGGCAAGAGCCACCTAACTGTTGCAATTGGATGCACTGGAGGGCGGCATCGCTCTGTGACGATAGCTGAGGCTCTAATGAAGCGGCTGAAGTCCATTAAAGAAGTCCGCCTTCGCACTAGACATCGAGACGTTCGAGCGGATTGA
- a CDS encoding cupin domain-containing protein gives MSDGVTKVEKPWGYELLWAITDRYVGKIIHVNAGHALSLQYHERKDETILVWSGRVVLEVKEDGQLVQREMASGKSIHLAPGTVHRITAIEESDLVEVSTPELDDVVRLEDNYGRADPLHRSK, from the coding sequence TTGAGTGATGGGGTGACGAAGGTCGAGAAGCCCTGGGGCTATGAGTTGCTCTGGGCGATAACCGATCGATATGTTGGGAAGATAATCCATGTAAATGCAGGCCATGCTCTCAGCCTCCAGTATCACGAACGGAAGGATGAAACGATATTGGTATGGTCAGGAAGGGTTGTTCTTGAGGTGAAAGAGGACGGTCAACTGGTTCAGAGGGAAATGGCCTCTGGAAAATCTATCCACCTCGCTCCCGGGACGGTGCATCGGATCACGGCAATCGAAGAAAGCGACCTTGTTGAAGTATCAACGCCAGAACTAGACGATGTTGTTAGGCTAGAAGACAACTACGGACGTGCCGATCCGTTACATCGGTCGAAGTAG
- the miaB gene encoding tRNA (N6-isopentenyl adenosine(37)-C2)-methylthiotransferase MiaB: MLSKKSTVKVPGDYGRTYAVETFGCQMNIHDSERMAGLLEQTGYVRVEDAIKADVVILNTCSVRERAEDKLFSRLGQISADRRQKPPLMVVTGCLAQQEGTDMFERANQVDVVVGTQAVRRLPELLDRAKTLGSNQIDVNPYEDVSFPLGLAVRTDPVKAYVTIVEGCNDFCAFCVVPYTRGHERMRISSEIVSEVKAAVSSGHREVHLLGQIVNHYQCPVDQECDFAGLLEKLNEVSGLLRIRFASPHPRHVNSRMISAMRDLPTVCGHLHLPLQSGSTSVLRAMRRRHTRENYLDLVERVRAAIPTIDLSTDIIVGFPGETEEDFQETLSLVKQVGYSSMFSFKYSERPATLASRRIPETVSESEKTQRIVELQLVQRQIQLDLNRQSIGTTASVLADSTSRRHDGELSGRTGGNLVVNFPGDPLWVGRLVNVIIRKAGPHSVWGESVTLGEAGQINAN, from the coding sequence ATGTTGAGTAAGAAGTCAACCGTCAAGGTCCCAGGCGATTACGGGCGAACTTACGCGGTAGAGACCTTCGGCTGTCAGATGAACATCCATGACTCAGAGCGAATGGCTGGCCTGCTGGAACAAACAGGCTACGTCAGGGTTGAAGATGCCATTAAGGCTGACGTCGTTATCCTAAATACCTGCAGTGTGCGGGAACGAGCGGAGGATAAACTGTTTAGTCGTCTCGGGCAAATTTCAGCCGACCGAAGGCAGAAGCCCCCGCTAATGGTCGTTACGGGTTGTCTTGCACAACAAGAAGGCACTGATATGTTTGAGAGGGCAAATCAGGTCGACGTTGTTGTGGGAACGCAGGCAGTCCGTCGCCTACCAGAACTTCTTGACCGAGCAAAAACCCTGGGATCGAATCAAATCGATGTCAACCCGTACGAGGATGTCTCATTTCCTCTTGGACTCGCAGTAAGAACTGATCCGGTCAAAGCTTACGTAACAATTGTGGAAGGCTGCAACGACTTCTGTGCGTTTTGCGTGGTTCCTTATACTCGAGGTCACGAACGGATGAGAATTTCGTCCGAGATAGTCAGTGAAGTCAAGGCGGCGGTGAGCTCTGGCCATAGAGAGGTTCACCTTCTCGGGCAAATTGTTAACCACTACCAATGTCCAGTGGACCAAGAGTGTGATTTTGCCGGTTTACTGGAAAAGCTTAACGAGGTGTCAGGTCTGCTACGGATTCGTTTTGCAAGTCCTCATCCGCGACACGTTAACAGCAGAATGATTTCAGCGATGCGCGATCTGCCTACTGTTTGTGGACACCTCCATCTTCCTCTTCAATCAGGATCAACAAGCGTCCTACGAGCGATGCGTCGGCGTCATACGCGGGAGAACTACCTGGACCTAGTTGAGCGAGTTCGCGCGGCAATACCGACGATTGACCTTTCAACCGATATTATTGTTGGGTTTCCAGGAGAGACCGAGGAGGATTTCCAAGAGACCCTCTCATTAGTTAAACAGGTCGGGTACAGCAGCATGTTTTCTTTTAAATATTCTGAACGGCCAGCAACATTGGCATCACGTCGGATCCCAGAAACCGTGAGTGAATCGGAAAAGACTCAGCGAATCGTCGAACTCCAGTTAGTGCAAAGACAGATTCAACTAGATCTGAATAGGCAGTCTATTGGGACTACGGCATCGGTGCTCGCAGACAGCACCTCGCGGCGACACGATGGAGAACTCTCTGGTCGCACTGGCGGAAACCTTGTTGTGAATTTTCCCGGAGACCCCCTATGGGTGGGGCGCTTGGTGAATGTAATAATTAGGAAGGCCGGGCCCCATAGTGTTTGGGGAGAGTCGGTTACTCTCGGAGAGGCGGGGCAGATAAATGCAAATTGA
- the recN gene encoding DNA repair protein RecN yields the protein MIRFLQIKNLAVIEELQLELDDGLTVLTGETGAGKSIIVGAMGLLVGDRASSELIRTGESSATVEAIFEKADGAEILVRREIHSSGRSRAFVDGTLVTTSHLRSLGTELLDLHGQHAHQQLLNATSHIDLLDEFSGLMGDRGELFTLFEKLRTCRLALDEASSETKDVGDRLEMLRFQLADIQKVDPGRGEADQLREKRKRLLNADSIYRLSIEAYESLYESEGSVIDSLADIWRKVEELSDLDDLFKNHLPSKESVQSQLEELAQALRTRSEEIDGVPEQLQEVEDRLATLDDLGRKYGQGDVDRVLDRQVELEDELKTLSNYSGRIKVLTIELEKVEQQYQKCAEELSKKRRAMAPKLTDRLESLMGELAMENARCQFRFVQKDGELPITERGIDQCELYLAPNEGEEPRPLARIASGGELSRVMLALKTAACSDEAGRTLVFDEVDAGIGGRVADVVGRRLKGLGERFQVLCVTHLPQIAVYGLGQIEIRKVVNEGRTLTTAAAVSGSERLDAIAAMMGTGRPTAQSRRNAAELLKGAQ from the coding sequence ATGATTCGGTTTCTTCAGATTAAGAACCTCGCGGTAATTGAGGAACTTCAGCTGGAATTGGACGATGGGCTGACTGTCCTTACGGGAGAAACGGGAGCTGGAAAGTCGATCATTGTCGGCGCCATGGGCCTGCTTGTTGGGGACAGAGCATCTTCGGAACTGATACGCACAGGTGAATCCTCTGCAACGGTAGAGGCGATCTTTGAGAAGGCTGACGGCGCTGAGATTTTGGTTCGCCGAGAAATTCATTCAAGTGGAAGAAGTCGGGCCTTCGTTGATGGAACCCTCGTTACAACGTCTCACCTTCGCTCCCTCGGAACTGAATTGCTCGACCTTCATGGTCAACATGCTCACCAACAACTGCTCAATGCGACGTCACACATTGATCTCCTAGATGAGTTTAGTGGCCTCATGGGAGACAGGGGCGAGCTTTTTACGCTCTTTGAGAAACTTCGCACCTGTCGTTTGGCCCTGGATGAGGCCAGTAGTGAAACGAAGGACGTTGGCGATCGGCTTGAGATGCTACGATTTCAGCTTGCCGACATTCAAAAGGTAGACCCTGGCCGCGGTGAGGCTGATCAGCTTAGGGAAAAGAGGAAACGCCTCTTGAACGCGGATTCAATCTATCGTCTGTCAATCGAGGCTTATGAGTCCCTATACGAGTCGGAGGGATCCGTCATTGATTCCTTGGCTGATATTTGGCGTAAGGTTGAGGAGTTATCTGACCTAGACGATTTATTTAAAAACCATCTCCCGTCAAAGGAGTCCGTTCAGTCCCAGCTTGAGGAGCTTGCTCAAGCCTTAAGGACTAGGAGTGAGGAGATCGATGGTGTTCCGGAGCAGCTGCAAGAGGTTGAAGACCGACTCGCGACTCTCGATGACCTTGGTCGTAAATATGGACAAGGCGACGTAGATCGGGTTTTAGATCGCCAAGTAGAACTCGAAGACGAATTGAAAACCCTCAGTAACTATTCAGGCCGGATTAAGGTGTTGACGATTGAGTTAGAAAAGGTCGAGCAGCAGTACCAAAAATGCGCAGAAGAGCTATCAAAAAAACGCCGAGCGATGGCGCCTAAGCTTACCGATCGACTCGAGTCGTTAATGGGTGAGCTAGCGATGGAGAATGCTCGGTGTCAATTTCGATTCGTTCAGAAAGATGGCGAGCTTCCAATTACCGAACGCGGCATTGACCAATGCGAGTTGTATCTTGCCCCGAATGAGGGCGAGGAGCCCCGACCTTTAGCTCGCATAGCGTCGGGTGGGGAGTTGTCCAGAGTCATGCTGGCTCTTAAGACCGCAGCCTGTTCTGATGAAGCAGGGAGGACCCTTGTTTTCGATGAAGTTGATGCAGGGATTGGTGGGCGTGTCGCGGACGTTGTAGGTAGACGGCTAAAAGGCCTCGGCGAACGTTTTCAGGTTCTCTGCGTTACCCATCTTCCACAGATAGCGGTTTACGGTTTGGGTCAGATTGAGATTCGCAAGGTGGTGAATGAGGGGCGGACTTTAACCACTGCGGCGGCGGTGTCGGGATCGGAACGTCTTGATGCGATCGCGGCTATGATGGGAACAGGCAGGCCGACTGCTCAGAGCCGTCGAAATGCAGCTGAGTTGTTAAAAGGGGCTCAATAG
- a CDS encoding single-stranded DNA-binding protein, translating into MGSVNRVILVGNLGRDAELKYTPSGAAVSNFSIATTDTWKDKNTGERKEKTEWHRIVLWGKTAENLSQYLLKGKQIFVEGRLETRQWEDKEGQKRSTTEVRVGPGDRLVLLGSRGDGGSRSSSADSESAPSSPSPNQAGELTDDDIPF; encoded by the coding sequence ATGGGTAGCGTGAATAGAGTGATTCTAGTGGGAAATCTTGGTAGAGATGCTGAATTGAAATACACGCCAAGCGGCGCTGCGGTATCAAATTTTAGCATTGCCACCACTGACACCTGGAAAGACAAAAATACTGGTGAACGTAAAGAGAAGACTGAATGGCATCGAATCGTCTTATGGGGTAAAACTGCCGAGAATCTGAGCCAGTATCTGCTAAAAGGAAAACAGATTTTTGTTGAGGGTCGCCTCGAAACGCGCCAATGGGAAGACAAAGAAGGCCAAAAGCGATCCACGACTGAAGTAAGAGTGGGGCCTGGCGATCGCCTAGTACTCCTTGGCAGCCGAGGTGATGGTGGTTCACGATCTAGTAGCGCTGACAGTGAATCAGCGCCTAGTTCCCCTAGCCCCAACCAAGCAGGTGAACTCACCGACGACGATATTCCATTTTGA
- the ybgF gene encoding tol-pal system protein YbgF, which translates to MKRKVLFTLLGSIMLSLALSHPLSAQSDEERQIMADLRILQMQTQELALMVAILTKALDDMSLSVTDQAAINRQAFADSRLLVDTVANSIRVLREKVDDTNVRISSFSQEIEALRMSIPRFPATVDDSEATESEGEQVSAPSPEPPLPTNPGISPQRLYDNAWADYSTGQWSLAIAGFDTYIKTFPRSDLADDAQFYIGETHYNDGRFADAVLAYDEVIVNHSEGNAVPEAQYKKGLALDRLGDTDQARETFQTVLDSFPDSRMAALALQALNRLNRP; encoded by the coding sequence ATGAAACGTAAGGTTCTCTTCACATTACTAGGCTCGATCATGCTCAGCCTTGCCTTGAGTCATCCTTTGAGTGCTCAGAGTGATGAAGAGCGCCAAATAATGGCCGACCTTCGGATTCTCCAAATGCAAACGCAAGAGCTTGCCCTAATGGTGGCGATTCTCACAAAAGCATTGGACGACATGTCGCTATCGGTAACCGACCAGGCTGCGATCAATCGCCAGGCCTTTGCCGACAGCCGCTTACTCGTCGATACTGTTGCAAACAGTATCCGTGTTCTTAGAGAGAAGGTTGATGATACTAACGTCCGGATTTCTTCGTTTTCTCAGGAAATCGAAGCGCTCAGGATGTCAATTCCACGATTCCCGGCAACTGTAGACGATTCCGAGGCCACTGAATCCGAAGGCGAACAAGTCAGTGCGCCAAGCCCGGAGCCACCTCTTCCAACAAATCCAGGGATCTCCCCTCAACGCTTGTACGATAATGCGTGGGCAGATTATTCAACCGGTCAATGGTCTTTAGCCATCGCAGGTTTTGATACATACATTAAGACCTTTCCCCGGTCTGACCTAGCCGACGACGCACAGTTTTACATTGGGGAAACTCACTATAATGATGGACGATTCGCCGATGCCGTACTCGCATACGACGAGGTAATCGTAAACCATTCAGAAGGAAATGCTGTTCCTGAAGCTCAATACAAGAAAGGACTAGCACTTGATCGCCTTGGCGATACGGATCAGGCCCGCGAAACATTTCAGACTGTGCTGGACAGCTTTCCCGATAGTCGCATGGCCGCTCTCGCACTTCAGGCGCTCAATCGCTTAAACCGCCCCTAA